In a single window of the Mustelus asterias chromosome 3, sMusAst1.hap1.1, whole genome shotgun sequence genome:
- the LOC144491820 gene encoding hepatic and glial cell adhesion molecule-like, with translation MVQMLIMKFSDSFYVLIFKLASVFHLFVESGEALLARPDIITNTPVGEQVQFPIQYNGTDQYDITFRLKFPVRFKILTWKSNSPQRLHFVHPLYQHRVGIYSDLVVLNNVHVNDTGEYEIQIDYYGIELKNRDESTFRMQVFEPVSQPVTAILGDCVNSPNITLRCSVSKGTNYLIHWEKVSMSGVLNETYDVTVLVIDCVTEVQQQSYRCTAANPVSNATSDPVTVDLSNRANPNGERNNLMLLIPVATTILVLTVVYLYTVHCKSDKLIESSSSNSALV, from the exons ATGGTGCAGATGCTGATAATGAAATTCTCAGATTCGTTTTATGTTCTCATCTTCAAACTTGCATCAG TATTCCATCTGTTTGTAGAGAGTGGAGAAGCATTACTCGCCAGACCCGATATCATCACTAATACCCCTGTAGGAGAACAGGTCCAGTTCCCTATACAGTACAATGGTACTGATCAATATGACATAACATTTAGATTGAAATTTCCGGTGCGCTTTAAGATTTTAACATGGAAATCCAATAGTCCACAAAGGCTGCACTTTGTCCACCCACTGTATCAGCACAGAGTTGGAATTTACAGTGATTTGGTGGTGCTGAATAATGTACATGTTAATGACACTGGCGAATATGAAATACAGATTGACTACTATGGGATAGAACTGAAAAACCGTGATGAAAGTACTTTCAGGATGCAAGTATTTG AACCAGTTTCCCAGCCTGTGACAGCGATTCTTGGTGACTGTGTGAATTCACCAAATATCACTTTAAGATGCTCTGTGTCCAAAGGAACAAATTACTTGATTCACTGGGAAAAGGTGTCCATGTCTGGAGTTCTCAATGAGACATATGATGTGACAGTGCTTGTGATAGACTGTGTTACTGAAGTACAGCAACAATCATACAGATGTACAGCAGCAAACCCAGTCAGTAATGCAACCAGTGACCCAGTGACTGTTGACTTAAGTAACAGAGCTAATCCCAATG GTGAAAGAAACAATTTGATGCTCCTGATTCCTGTGGCAACAACAATTTTGGTTTTAACCGTTGTGTACCTTTACACAGTTCATTGTAAAAGCG ATAAACTGATAGAATCGTCATCCAGCAACAGTGCTCTCGTGTGA
- the LOC144491821 gene encoding hepatic and glial cell adhesion molecule-like, whose product MVQMLIMKFSDSFYVHIFKLASVFHLFVESGEALLARPDVITNTPVGELVQFPIQYNGTDQYDVTFRLNFPVPFKILTWKSKYPERLHIVHPLYQHRVGIYSDLVGLNDVHVNDTGEYEIQIDYYGIELKNRDESTFRMQVFELVSQPVIVILGDCVNSPNITLRCSVSKGTNYLIHWEKVSISGVLNETYDVTVLVMDCVTEVQQQSYRCTAANPVSNATSDPVTVDLSNRANPNGERNNLMLLIPVATTILVLTIVYLYTVHCKSDIGRSLFSYWGERISGKGSGPASIHEEKE is encoded by the exons ATGGTGCAGATGCTGATAATGAAATTCTCAGATTCGTTTTATGTTCACATCTTCAAACTTGCATCAG TATTCCATTTGTTTGTAGAGAGTGGAGAAGCATTACTCGCCAGACCCGATGTCATCACTAACACCCCTGTAGGAGAACTAGTCCAGTTCCCTATACAGTACAATGGCACTGATCAATATGACGTAACATTTAGACTGAATTTTCCGGTGCCCTTTAAGATTTTAACATGGAAATCCAAATATCCAGAGAGGCTGCACATTGTCCACCCACTGTATCAGCACAGAGTTGGAATTTACAGTGATTTGGTGGGGCTGAATGATGTACATGTTAATGACACTGGTGAATATGAAATACAGATTGACTACTATGGGATAGAACTGAAAAACCGTGATGAAAGTACTTTCAGGATGCAAGTATTTG AACTGGTTTCCCAGCCTGTGATAGTGATTCTTGGTGACTGTGTGAATTCACCAAATATCACTTTAAGATGCTCTGTCTCCAAAGGAACAAATTACTTGATTCACTGGGAAAAGGTGTCCATTTCTGGAGTTCTCAATGAGACGTATGATGTGACAGTGCTTGTGATGGACTGTGTTACTGAAGTACAGCAACAATCATACAGATGTACAGCAGCAAACCCAGTCAGTAACGCAACCAGTGACCCAGTGACTGTCGACTTAAGTAACAGAGCTAATCCCAATG GTGAAAGAAACAATTTGATGCTCCTGATTCCTGTGGCGACAACAATTTTGGTTTTAACCATTGTGTACCTTTACACAGTTCATTGTAAAAGTG